In one Dioscorea cayenensis subsp. rotundata cultivar TDr96_F1 unplaced genomic scaffold, TDr96_F1_v2_PseudoChromosome.rev07_lg8_w22 25.fasta BLBR01001303.1, whole genome shotgun sequence genomic region, the following are encoded:
- the LOC120256144 gene encoding LOW QUALITY PROTEIN: sm-like protein LSM3B (The sequence of the model RefSeq protein was modified relative to this genomic sequence to represent the inferred CDS: deleted 1 base in 1 codon) encodes MAAEEESTVKEPLDLIRLSLDERIYVKLRSDRELRGKLHAYDQHLNMILGDVEEIITTVEIDDETYEEIVRTTRRTVPFLFVRGDGVILVSPPLRTA; translated from the exons ATGGCAGCGGAGGAAGAGAGCACCGTGAAGGAGCCCTTGGATCTAATCCGTCTCAGTCTCGACGAACGCATATATGTCAAGCTTCGTTCCGATCGTGAACTCCGCGGCAAGCTCCAT GCTTATGATCAGCATTTGAATATGATTCTTGGGGATGTTGAAGAAATAATCACAACTGTTGAAATTGATGATGAAACTTATGAAGAGATTGTTCGG ACAACAAGGCGAACagtacct tttctttttgtcagaGGAGATGGTGTCATATTGGTTTCTCCTCCATTGAGGACAGCCTGA